In the genome of Dyadobacter fermentans DSM 18053, the window CTATCTGCGCCTGCTCACCCGGCACAAGCGCCTGATTATCTGCACGATTCGCTCGCGATACTTTCACGGAGCCTTCCAATAACGTGATCTTCTTCAGGGCATCGTCGGCGTAGCCGCTCACATTGAAATGCGTACCGAGCACCAACACCCGCGCGTCGCCGTGCTTCACCACGAAAGGCATCTGCCTGCTTTTAGCGACTTCGAAATACGCCTCGCCCTGCAATTCTACCAGCCGTTCGTTTCCTGCAAAACGCGTTGGATACCTCAACGAACTGCCTGCATTGAGCCAAACGGCCGACCCGTCCGAAAGTACGAGTTTGTACTGTCCGCCCTTGGGAATTTCGATAACGTTATAGGTGATACGTTGCGCATCTTCCGCACTCGCCCCTGCCGGTTCATATACAATTTCACCATCTTCGGTTTTGGAAATACTTGTTCCGCTTTCACTGGCTAGCTGGCCGTTGGCGGCACCGTCGATCACGATTTGCTCTCCATTGCCCAGGGTAAGAACCGCCCTGTTTCCGCCAGGCCTGATCTCAGCCTCCGTGCTTGCCACTCTCTTTTCAGCTTGCGGCTCCTTTTTATCATGGACTAAAAAATAGCCGCCCAGGCAAACGGCGACGAGAATGCTCGCGGCCACACTATACGGAATTAGCTTACGGACGACGCTTTTCGGAACAATGATATCGTCCAACCGGTGCTGCACCCTGCTGCTGATATCATCCAGCAGCCCGGGGTTATCTACCGTCACATCGTCGAGCATCGCGAGCCGGATGTGATCGGTGAGCAGGTCCTTCTCGTGATCTGCCCCGAAATAATCCAGCAATTCCGACAACTCCGACCGGCTCAATGTGCCAGCCAGATACCTTTCCACAAGGTCCTGTATGCGTGCGTTTTTCTCCAACTTCCGTTTATTATTACGTTGATGTCTTCATGGCAAACCGTCCGGCAAACTCAGTTCATCCGGCGTTGTCGCTCATTTTCCGTAATACGTTTGCAGTCGGAAAACCAATGGTTCCCAACAGAAAAAAATAATGCATTAGCATTCAATCCACTGATAAACAGATGAATAATTAATGCTACCTGGAAAATATTGCTTGAAGTGAAGTAATTATCACGACCACATGCTGAAATATGCGGAAGTGTTTTTTAAGGAAAATATTGGCCTGCCGGATATGGTCATTGACGGTGGCGGTGGAGATGTTCAGGATTTCGCTCACTTCCCGGTACGACTTTTCTTCCAGCTTGCACATCACCACCACGCGGCGGCGCTGTGGAGGCAGCAGGGCAAGCGCCTGATGAAGCTCAGAAAACTCGCTTTCCACGTTCCCCGGATCATCGATCACGTACGTATCCTCGAATGATGCCATGAAATGCTCGCGCAATCGCCGGTCGCGCGCCACTTTGCGGAACATATCGTAAATGAGGTTGCTGCTGATGGTAATCAAATAGCCTTTGAAAGATTTGTCCGGATCGATACTGGCGCGGTTTTGCCAAACCTTCACGAAAAGATCCTGCAAGACCTCCTCAGCAAGGTCAGGTGATTTGACAACATATAGAATGTGTGCAAGCAGGGGCCGTTTGAACCGGTCGTATATTGCCTGAAACGCAGCATGGTCGCCGTTTTTCAATTGCCGGCTCAATGCATTTTCATCTGTCTCGACTTGTGAATCCATTACATGCGCACAAATTTAGCCACGAAAACCAGCCTGCTCCCGGCGAGGCTGTCAGACGCAGAACTTAAATTGTCGTAAGACTTTGCAATGCGACCTGGTTTAGCTGCACAAAAATTGAAATTTTTGATTAAAAAATTGAGATAAAGAGGCATTAATAATATTTAATTAATGCCGGACCAATTCAGCGGCGAACCTGGGGGGACTACTTCAACCTACCAATCACTTCCGAGCTTACCCAGAAAATATCTCCGTCGCGGGAGAAGAACAGGTATTTTCCGTCGGCCGTCACGAACGGACAGAATTCGTAGCCGCTGGTATTGATAGCAGGCCCCATATTTTTTGCATTTTCCCAATTGCCTTCGCTGTTTTTGAAGCTGATATATAAATCACCTGCGCCCGAACCGCCCGGTCTTTCGGAGCAGAAGATGATATATTGTTCATCCGGAGATACGAATACGTCGGCTTCATAATGCGTTGTATTGATGGAATTTCCCAGCTTTTCGGACTTTGCAAATTGCCCGTTGGCATACTTCGAAAACCGGATATCATAATTTTTGTCGGTAGCCTGATCGGTGTCGCCATTTGACGAAAAATACATGGTTCCATTTGTTAAGAACGACATGTAATATTCATTCTTATTGGAATTAATAGCTGCGCCGGCATTCACCGGCTGATCAGACCAGTCGCCATTTTTTCGCTCTACATACCAGATATCAAAATCCTTTTTCGGCCCCCGACCGTCGGCAGCGCGGTCGGAAATAAAATAGAGACGTTTTCCGTCGGGAGAAAGGAATGGATCGTTGTATTCATATTCTTTGCTGGCGATAATAACCTTTGGTGCGGTCCAGCCATTTTTTTCGTATCTGATACAACGGATCTGCGGTTTAGAATTGACAATGACCGCGTAATAGAATTCGCTTCCATCTTTCGAAAAAACGGAACCGTACTCATAGTAATCAATCAAAGAAGCCCGGTCGCGCGCAAAAATCACAGGAGCAATGCCCGGCGGCTTCTGCCCGAGATAAGCCGAATCTTGTGGTATGGTGGTTTGAGCAATAGCAGATTGTGGCAAACTAATGATTGAAAAAAGACCTGCCGCATAAAGCAAACCAATGATGAATGGGCATAAGGAAATTGTTTTCATGGGAAACATTTTACTTACCCACAATTAAACAAACCCCTATAAACAAAAATCCGATCGCCCATACCACAGCGGTCTTTCTGCGCCCCGGCCAGTTTCGGATGGAGTAGTATAATGCCACTTCGACGACCAAAGAAAGCACTCCGGACAACACAAAATATCGGAATGGCATTCTTTCCATTCCGACGTTCTTTTTCGATTATCTTTTGAAATATCGAATACAAAAAGCCTCCAATAATCATAAAGCGCAACCAGTCCCGCGACAATTCTGCTTTTTTAGCTTCATCTATCTCCATAATTGCTAGTTCTTGTTTTCAATTAACCGACATTTGGCCGGAGTGGTTTGGGATTCCACTCCGAAAGCAATTTACAAAAAGTCAGATGCGATTAGTAGCCGCATTGAAATTAATCATTAAATGCATTATGCAAGAAGACACGCGGTGTTACTTTTCGTAACTTCGGACTCAAAAGTAACAGTAACATCCAGGTAACAAACTAACATATTGAGTTCGAACTGCGTCAGACTGACAAGCAAAAAGATCATCGGCGTTTAACTTCCATTTCCACCTGAACCTCACCGGCTATGCACACCAAGCTGCGGCAGCATATTGAAAAGATTATGCCCCTGACGGACGACGAGTTCGCGTTTGTCGGGAAGCATTTTGTTTTCAAAAAATTCAAAAAGCACCAGTTTATGGTCCAGCAGGGCGAGCTTGTGCCTTACAATTATTTCCTGCTATCCGGCCTGACCAAGCTTGTTTACACCGATCCCGCCACCGACAAGGAGCATATACTCGCATTTGCCATGGAGGACTGGTGGGACAATGATTTTGAGGCCTACTACGCGAAAACCCGGGCCTCATTCTCCATGGTTTGCCTGGAAGACACCGAGGCGCTGTGCCTGTCGTTGGATGATTTCAATGCGCTTCGCACGGGCCTGCCGAAAATCGAGCATTTCTTCCTGGAAAAAGTGATGGCGGGCTTTCTGGCTGCGCAACGCCGCATTCTTTCGATGATGACATCCAGCGCGCAGGAACGTTATGAGCAGCTCCTGTTGCAGCATCCTTCCCTTGCGCAGCGCCTGCCCAAAACGCAACTTGCTGCCTACCTGGGGGTTTCCCGTGAGACGCTCAGCAGGTTGAATGCGTAGTGTGACTTAGCTCACATCAAATACGTGCGGTAGCGCACGTGATGATTCTCAGCCACTTACCTAATTTTGCATTAAAAATCAACGCAAAACAAAATGGAAAAGAGCATCATCAACCCATGGACGTGGCAAGACCAACTGAGCTACGTACAGGCCGTGGAAGTGAAAAATACCACAGGCACATTATATGTGGCCGGGCAGGCAGCCGTACACGCCGACGGCACATCCAGCAATGCAGATATGCGCACCCAGCTCGGGATAGCGATCCAAAACCTGGAAACGGTGATCAGCGAAGCGGGTTACGAAGCCGGCAACATCGTCCGGCTGACGGTCTACACCACCTCTTCCCAAGAGTTTATCCATAACTGCTTCGACCTCTTCAAAGCGTTCGTGGCAAGGCACGGAATGAAACAGGCCGTGACGCTCTTGCAGGTAGTCGGCCTGAACGAAACGCTCAATGTGGAGCTGGAAGCCACCGTCGTGAAATAGTCAGCGCCGAGGTGACCGTGAGGGGCACCAGCCTGATTTCGTCTCTGTAATTCGCTCATGCATTATCATTGATATTCCGCCGGCATCGAACAAGTTCGATGCCGGCTTTTCTATGTCAGGCCATGCTGACTAACAAAATTACTAAGCTACTTACTCTATAAAACCAATAGTTCATATATATTTGCCACTCCTGATTGAAAGCCGATCTCATTCAAAGCGGGTCATTTCCGCCTGCTACACACTTTTGCAAACCCCCATCACTCATTTAATCCCTTATGCAACAACCATTTACAAAAAACCCATCCCGATTTAGAAAGTTGGCTACAAGTATGCTCGCTGCTGCGGCATTCGCCGTACTCCTGTTTTTCCAATCCGCTTTCGCCTGCGCCCTGGGCACATTAACCGGAAAAATTTCCGACGAGAAAGGAGAAGGCATTCCTGGCGTCAGCATTTTGCTCAAAGGTTCCGGGAAAGGCACTTCCACGCTGGCAGATGGCACATTCTCATTGGACGGTGTGGATGAAGGTTCCGTTTTAACTATTTCCTTCGTCGGGTACGTTACCCAAGAGGTGACAGTGGGCAACCGGACCACGCTCGACGTAACGCTCGTTTCCGATCAGAAGCTGCTGAATGAGCTCGTCGTGGTCGGCTACGGCGAACAGAAAAAGGTGAATGTGATCGGCTCCGTGTCGCAGATCGACTCGGACGCGCTGGAAAACCGGCCCGTCACGCAGATAAGCCAGGCCATCACCGGACAAATGCCCGGCGTAACCGTCACGACCGGCTCCGGCCGGCCAGGCGCGAACGGAGGCACGATCCGCGTCCGGGGCGTA includes:
- a CDS encoding Crp/Fnr family transcriptional regulator → MHTKLRQHIEKIMPLTDDEFAFVGKHFVFKKFKKHQFMVQQGELVPYNYFLLSGLTKLVYTDPATDKEHILAFAMEDWWDNDFEAYYAKTRASFSMVCLEDTEALCLSLDDFNALRTGLPKIEHFFLEKVMAGFLAAQRRILSMMTSSAQERYEQLLLQHPSLAQRLPKTQLAAYLGVSRETLSRLNA
- a CDS encoding FecR family protein — its product is MEKNARIQDLVERYLAGTLSRSELSELLDYFGADHEKDLLTDHIRLAMLDDVTVDNPGLLDDISSRVQHRLDDIIVPKSVVRKLIPYSVAASILVAVCLGGYFLVHDKKEPQAEKRVASTEAEIRPGGNRAVLTLGNGEQIVIDGAANGQLASESGTSISKTEDGEIVYEPAGASAEDAQRITYNVIEIPKGGQYKLVLSDGSAVWLNAGSSLRYPTRFAGNERLVELQGEAYFEVAKSRQMPFVVKHGDARVLVLGTHFNVSGYADDALKKITLLEGSVKVSRANRADNQALVPGEQAQIAGDGEIKLLKDVDLEAVMAWKNGLFEFNGNSIQEVMKLVSRWYDVDVEYKGQVSHKFYGNISRDADIHELLKLLEMTKGVKFIVEPQKKKITVMPYQ
- a CDS encoding RidA family protein; the encoded protein is MEKSIINPWTWQDQLSYVQAVEVKNTTGTLYVAGQAAVHADGTSSNADMRTQLGIAIQNLETVISEAGYEAGNIVRLTVYTTSSQEFIHNCFDLFKAFVARHGMKQAVTLLQVVGLNETLNVELEATVVK
- a CDS encoding RNA polymerase sigma factor gives rise to the protein MDSQVETDENALSRQLKNGDHAAFQAIYDRFKRPLLAHILYVVKSPDLAEEVLQDLFVKVWQNRASIDPDKSFKGYLITISSNLIYDMFRKVARDRRLREHFMASFEDTYVIDDPGNVESEFSELHQALALLPPQRRRVVVMCKLEEKSYREVSEILNISTATVNDHIRQANIFLKKHFRIFQHVVVIITSLQAIFSR